A part of Larkinella insperata genomic DNA contains:
- a CDS encoding GRP family sugar transporter, which produces MFIIPTYTLAVLFCFITMLCWGSWANTQKLAAGHWRFELFYWDYVLGISLLALLSAFTLGSSGSGGRPFLADVAQADQANVLLAILGGIVFNAANILLGAATAIAGMAVAFPVGIGLALVIGVVVNYLDAPVGNATILFGGVALIVVAILLNANAYRKSVDKAAGVSTKGLALAIVSGCLMGLFYKYVAQSMFPDFNTPEPGKLSPYTAVVFFSVGVLVSNLLFNTLLMLRPFVGKPVSYADYFRGGLRNHLMGILGGMIWCIGFAFSIIASDQAGPAISYGLGQGATVVAAIWGIYVWREFRNAPKSTYRILNVMLLCYVVGLSLLIIAR; this is translated from the coding sequence ATGTTTATCATTCCAACGTACACCCTGGCCGTTCTGTTTTGTTTCATTACCATGCTCTGCTGGGGCTCGTGGGCCAACACGCAGAAACTGGCCGCGGGCCACTGGCGTTTTGAACTATTTTACTGGGATTACGTCCTGGGTATTTCCCTTCTGGCGCTCCTATCGGCCTTTACGCTCGGCAGTAGCGGGAGTGGTGGACGGCCTTTTCTGGCGGATGTGGCCCAGGCCGATCAGGCGAATGTGTTGCTGGCCATACTGGGCGGTATTGTGTTCAATGCAGCCAATATTCTGCTTGGTGCCGCTACCGCCATTGCGGGGATGGCGGTGGCGTTTCCGGTGGGTATCGGGCTGGCGCTGGTCATTGGCGTGGTGGTCAATTACCTGGACGCGCCCGTTGGCAACGCAACCATTCTTTTTGGCGGGGTCGCCCTGATTGTGGTGGCTATTCTCCTGAATGCCAACGCCTACCGGAAAAGCGTAGACAAGGCCGCGGGGGTGTCCACCAAGGGATTAGCGCTGGCGATTGTCAGTGGCTGCCTGATGGGTTTGTTTTACAAATACGTCGCTCAGTCGATGTTTCCGGATTTTAACACGCCCGAACCCGGCAAACTCAGTCCCTACACGGCGGTGGTCTTTTTTTCGGTCGGGGTGCTGGTCAGCAACCTGTTGTTTAATACGCTGTTGATGCTGCGGCCTTTCGTGGGAAAACCCGTCAGCTACGCGGACTATTTCCGGGGTGGCCTGCGCAATCACCTGATGGGCATTCTGGGGGGCATGATCTGGTGCATCGGATTTGCCTTCAGCATCATTGCTTCCGATCAGGCCGGCCCTGCCATTTCGTACGGTCTGGGCCAGGGCGCAACCGTCGTGGCCGCCATCTGGGGCATTTACGTCTGGCGGGAGTTTCGCAACGCGCCAAAGAGCACCTATCGCATCCTGAACGTCATGCTTCTTTGCTACGTGGTGGGGTTGAGCCTGCTGATTATCGCCCGCTAA
- the rbsK gene encoding ribokinase: protein MIPSSLICVVGSSNTDMVVKAEKLPAPGETVIGGKFLMNPGGKGANQAVAAARMGGQVALAAKVGNDVFGKQAIQQFQREKINPKYITTDSESPSGVALINVDARGENCITVAPGANSRLKPEDVELILNDLNPADLVLLQLEIPLPTVDYVIRRSFQKGVRVILNPAPAQPLASDLFGCLHLITPNETEAELLTGIRVTDLSTAEQAARAIRAKGVPNVIITLGGKGAYLYTDSVSRGIPAPPVTAVDTTAAGDCFNGALAVALAEDQPLEQAVAFACKAASICVTRMGAQASMPYRKEVNSLPLINPVSY from the coding sequence ATGATCCCTTCCTCTTTAATCTGTGTGGTCGGCAGTTCCAACACCGATATGGTTGTGAAAGCCGAAAAACTACCCGCTCCGGGCGAAACCGTCATTGGCGGAAAATTTTTGATGAATCCCGGCGGTAAAGGTGCAAACCAGGCCGTTGCGGCTGCCCGGATGGGCGGACAGGTGGCCCTGGCGGCCAAAGTGGGAAACGATGTATTTGGCAAACAGGCCATCCAGCAGTTTCAGCGGGAGAAAATCAACCCCAAATACATCACGACGGACAGCGAATCGCCCTCGGGCGTCGCCCTGATCAATGTGGATGCCAGGGGGGAAAACTGCATTACCGTTGCGCCCGGTGCCAACAGCCGCCTAAAGCCGGAAGATGTGGAGCTGATCCTGAATGATTTAAACCCGGCCGATCTGGTCTTACTGCAACTCGAAATTCCGCTGCCCACCGTCGATTACGTTATTCGGCGGAGCTTCCAGAAGGGCGTCCGCGTCATCCTGAATCCGGCCCCGGCCCAACCGCTTGCCTCCGACCTGTTTGGTTGCCTGCACCTGATTACGCCCAACGAAACGGAAGCCGAACTCCTGACCGGCATTCGGGTCACGGATTTGTCGACGGCTGAACAGGCCGCCCGGGCCATCCGGGCGAAGGGCGTACCGAACGTTATCATCACACTCGGCGGAAAAGGCGCTTACCTGTATACGGATTCCGTTTCCAGGGGTATCCCGGCCCCGCCCGTCACGGCGGTCGATACAACGGCGGCCGGCGACTGTTTCAACGGAGCGCTGGCCGTGGCGCTGGCCGAAGACCAGCCGCTCGAACAGGCCGTGGCCTTTGCCTGTAAAGCCGCTTCGATCTGTGTCACCCGGATGGGTGCCCAGGCTTCCATGCCGTACCGCAAGGAGGTGAACAGCCTGCCGCTGATCAATCCTGTTTCCTATTAA
- a CDS encoding DUF4097 family beta strand repeat-containing protein, whose protein sequence is MKRSSFLLTALGALSLTVTSFAQDRNETPYDTKNFSGNLNTARVETSGGSISVEGSQSSGVKVEMYVRGNNWPNNKLSKEEIEERLKEYDIKLGVENNTVVATAKRKKNSDWDWKRSLNIAFKIYSPKNFATDLHTSGGSIRISNLIGSQNFATSGGSLHVTSVEGLIKGRTSGGSIHVERCRKDIDLATSGGSIHAEDSDGNLDLRTSGGSVHLANLSGRINARTSGGSVKADGVKGELMAGTSGGSVRLSGISGSVEASTSGGGMDVEITKLGEYVRLSGGPGSVNVRMPLDQGIDLDLSGNRVDIPLSKFDGTVEKDRVRGRLNGGGVPVRITAGSGSVYVNR, encoded by the coding sequence ATGAAACGTTCATCTTTCCTATTAACCGCTCTCGGCGCCCTTTCCTTAACCGTCACTAGCTTCGCTCAGGATCGGAACGAAACGCCCTACGATACCAAAAACTTCTCCGGGAATCTCAATACGGCACGGGTTGAAACGTCCGGCGGGAGCATTTCCGTGGAAGGCAGCCAGTCCAGTGGTGTCAAAGTTGAGATGTATGTGCGGGGCAATAACTGGCCGAACAATAAACTTTCTAAAGAAGAAATTGAAGAACGGCTGAAAGAATACGACATCAAGCTGGGGGTTGAAAATAATACCGTCGTTGCCACGGCCAAGCGTAAGAAGAACAGCGATTGGGACTGGAAACGGTCGCTTAACATTGCCTTTAAAATTTACAGCCCCAAAAACTTCGCTACCGACCTGCACACCAGCGGGGGCAGCATCCGCATCAGCAACCTGATTGGGAGCCAGAATTTTGCCACCAGCGGGGGCAGCCTGCACGTAACCAGCGTTGAAGGATTGATCAAAGGCCGCACGTCGGGCGGCAGCATTCACGTTGAGCGGTGCCGGAAAGACATCGACCTGGCAACCAGTGGCGGTTCCATTCACGCGGAAGATTCCGACGGAAACCTGGATTTGCGGACCTCGGGCGGCAGCGTCCACCTGGCTAACCTGAGCGGCCGGATCAACGCCCGCACCAGTGGTGGCAGCGTCAAGGCCGACGGTGTGAAGGGGGAACTGATGGCCGGAACTTCCGGTGGTTCGGTTCGGTTGTCGGGCATCTCCGGCAGCGTCGAAGCCAGCACGAGCGGAGGTGGCATGGACGTTGAAATCACGAAACTGGGTGAGTACGTCCGTTTGTCGGGTGGTCCGGGCAGCGTCAACGTCAGAATGCCGCTCGATCAGGGCATCGACCTCGATCTGTCGGGCAACCGGGTGGATATTCCCCTGAGCAAATTCGACGGTACCGTTGAAAAAGACCGTGTACGGGGTCGGCTGAACGGGGGCGGTGTTCCGGTTCGCATTACGGCGGGCAGCGGCAGCGTATACGTCAACCGGTAA
- a CDS encoding YdcF family protein: MFYFLSKTLTFLFMPVGLLTIALLFAVISKNRAHQRKALIAALILLMVAGNGFITNELMIWWEVPPAVLPASTRPRVGVVLTGGLANVNPRVRPAIHLGNQGDRVAQALLLYKSGQIQKILISGGIGGIIRRDVGDEGQLSRQFLLTAGVPARDIILENRSRNTYENARFSAPILQRTFKGYEYVLITSAWHMRRAIGCFEKQRLAVTPYPAAFISGQREFAPNHLLFPSEQSLFDLYWLVHEVVGYTTYRIVGYI, from the coding sequence ATGTTTTACTTTCTTTCAAAAACGCTTACGTTCCTGTTCATGCCCGTGGGGCTGCTGACCATTGCCCTCTTGTTTGCCGTTATTTCCAAAAACCGTGCCCACCAGCGCAAAGCCCTGATTGCGGCCCTGATACTCCTGATGGTTGCGGGTAATGGATTTATTACCAATGAATTAATGATCTGGTGGGAAGTGCCGCCTGCGGTGTTGCCCGCGTCCACCCGGCCACGGGTGGGCGTTGTCCTGACGGGCGGGCTGGCCAATGTGAACCCCCGCGTCCGGCCAGCCATTCACCTGGGCAACCAGGGCGACCGCGTGGCTCAGGCGTTGCTGCTCTACAAGTCCGGTCAGATTCAGAAAATCCTGATTAGTGGCGGTATTGGCGGCATCATCCGGCGGGATGTGGGCGACGAAGGGCAGCTTTCGCGGCAATTTCTGTTGACTGCGGGCGTTCCGGCGCGGGACATCATCCTCGAAAACCGTTCGCGAAACACGTACGAAAATGCCCGGTTCTCGGCTCCGATTCTCCAACGCACCTTTAAAGGCTACGAGTACGTGCTGATCACCTCCGCCTGGCACATGCGCCGGGCCATCGGGTGTTTCGAAAAACAACGGCTCGCGGTAACGCCTTACCCGGCGGCCTTCATCAGCGGACAGCGCGAATTTGCCCCCAACCATCTCCTGTTTCCTTCCGAACAGTCTCTTTTCGATTTATACTGGCTGGTTCACGAAGTGGTCGGGTACACAACGTACCGGATTGTGGGCTATATCTGA
- a CDS encoding TlpA family protein disulfide reductase: MNRRFSFTALLLLLSTSLLLAQSPGGHLVTAHIKGLANKTAYLAHFYGATQFTPLDTATADAEGRLVFDGPKELPGGLYMIVVNAKPVLQLVVGEQRFSIEADTLNTIESMKVTGSRENEIFYGYQKFMSKKYGEIGALQKQGGSAAQLAALKKEVEAYRKDFLAKNANTLTVKLFKAAEEPEIPEAPKLANGRPDSNWVFNYYRNHYWDGFDFSDERLLRTPFLQNKIDRYIKELTVQTVDSLIPAADYLVNKAKANKEILRYTIWYVTNQYEEQKKVLNTDGLFIHMAEKYWLTGVMPLSDTSTLTSMRERVAILKPLLAGKVLPNVSLQDTLGRWRPLHEVKAKYTVTFFYDPECGHCRESAPALKKFFDQNKAKGVQIYAVAIGKTEAQWKKFIHEFKLQNLLNVFGPSAPVDYKKKYDVYSTPTVYVLDKDKKILARRLPVEDLEGYFNFLYQQKQKKAAPIKDAKASVKGE, from the coding sequence ATGAATCGACGATTCAGTTTTACGGCTCTTCTGCTGTTGCTTTCGACCTCCCTCCTGCTGGCCCAATCGCCCGGAGGCCATCTGGTAACGGCTCACATCAAAGGACTGGCCAACAAAACCGCTTACCTGGCCCATTTCTACGGCGCCACGCAGTTTACCCCCCTGGACACGGCTACGGCCGATGCCGAAGGCCGTCTGGTGTTCGACGGCCCCAAAGAACTGCCGGGTGGTCTGTACATGATTGTCGTCAATGCCAAGCCGGTGCTGCAACTGGTGGTTGGCGAGCAACGGTTTTCGATTGAAGCCGATACCCTCAACACCATTGAGTCGATGAAAGTAACCGGCTCACGGGAAAACGAGATCTTTTACGGCTACCAGAAATTCATGAGCAAAAAGTACGGAGAAATCGGTGCTTTGCAAAAACAGGGCGGTTCGGCCGCGCAGCTGGCGGCTCTCAAGAAAGAAGTAGAAGCGTACCGCAAAGACTTTCTGGCAAAAAACGCCAATACACTAACCGTCAAACTGTTCAAAGCCGCCGAAGAACCCGAAATACCGGAAGCGCCCAAGCTCGCCAACGGTCGTCCGGATTCCAACTGGGTGTTTAATTATTACCGCAATCACTACTGGGACGGTTTTGATTTCTCGGACGAGCGGCTGCTCCGAACGCCATTTCTGCAAAATAAAATTGACCGCTACATCAAAGAGCTGACGGTGCAGACCGTTGATTCGCTCATTCCGGCGGCTGATTATCTGGTTAACAAAGCCAAAGCCAATAAAGAAATCCTGCGGTATACAATCTGGTACGTCACCAACCAGTATGAGGAGCAGAAAAAAGTCTTGAACACCGACGGGCTGTTTATCCACATGGCCGAGAAATACTGGCTGACCGGCGTAATGCCGCTGAGTGATACCTCGACGCTCACCAGCATGCGCGAACGGGTGGCTATTTTAAAGCCGCTGCTGGCCGGAAAAGTTCTGCCTAATGTAAGCCTGCAGGATACGCTCGGACGCTGGCGGCCCCTGCACGAGGTGAAGGCGAAATATACCGTTACTTTTTTCTACGATCCCGAGTGCGGGCACTGCCGCGAGTCGGCCCCGGCGCTCAAGAAATTCTTCGACCAGAACAAAGCGAAAGGAGTGCAGATTTACGCGGTGGCCATCGGCAAGACGGAGGCTCAGTGGAAGAAGTTTATCCACGAGTTTAAGCTGCAAAACCTACTGAACGTGTTTGGTCCCAGCGCCCCCGTCGATTACAAGAAGAAATACGACGTGTACTCGACGCCGACGGTTTATGTGCTCGACAAAGACAAAAAAATCCTGGCCCGGCGCCTGCCGGTCGAAGATCTGGAAGGTTACTTTAATTTCCTCTATCAGCAAAAGCAGAAAAAAGCCGCCCCGATCAAAGACGCTAAGGCAAGTGTGAAAGGTGAATAA
- a CDS encoding DUF58 domain-containing protein, translated as MAAQIDLLKVREYGNVEFLARQLVEGFITGLHKSPFHGFSVEFAEHRLYNTGESTRYIDWKVYAKTERLFVKRFEEETNLRCHLLLDTSSTMYYPEPGYGKITFSILAAACIAYLLQRQKDAVSLTTFAENIDLQTQTKSTPSHVHKIFQQLSNLLQQPAPQRKTSAAEVIHQLAEKINKRSLVVIFSDMFENVSEVDHLFSALQHLRHNLHEVLIFHVTDKKTEEDFAFDERPYEFIDLETGEKVKVQPNQVRDNYQQAVKSFYHELKLRCGQYRIDFIEADIAKGFDQILTSYLVKRTKMK; from the coding sequence ATGGCAGCGCAAATAGATTTACTCAAAGTCCGGGAGTACGGTAATGTTGAGTTTCTGGCCCGGCAGTTGGTGGAAGGCTTTATTACCGGTTTGCATAAGTCTCCGTTTCACGGCTTTTCGGTCGAATTTGCCGAACACCGGCTCTATAATACCGGCGAAAGTACCCGCTACATCGACTGGAAGGTGTACGCCAAAACCGAGCGTTTGTTTGTCAAACGGTTTGAGGAAGAAACTAACCTGCGTTGCCACCTGCTGCTCGATACGTCGTCGACGATGTATTACCCCGAACCGGGCTACGGCAAGATCACGTTCAGCATTCTGGCGGCTGCCTGCATTGCGTATTTATTGCAGCGCCAGAAAGATGCTGTCAGCCTGACCACTTTTGCGGAGAATATTGATCTGCAAACGCAGACCAAATCGACACCTTCGCACGTCCATAAAATTTTTCAGCAGCTCAGTAATTTGCTGCAACAGCCCGCTCCCCAGCGGAAAACGTCAGCCGCCGAGGTCATTCACCAGCTGGCCGAGAAGATCAACAAGCGTTCCCTGGTGGTGATCTTCAGCGATATGTTTGAAAACGTCTCCGAGGTGGATCACCTGTTTTCGGCCCTGCAGCACCTGCGCCACAACCTTCACGAAGTGCTGATCTTCCACGTGACGGACAAAAAAACCGAAGAGGATTTTGCGTTCGACGAGCGCCCTTATGAATTTATCGACCTGGAAACGGGCGAGAAAGTGAAGGTCCAGCCGAATCAGGTGCGCGACAACTACCAGCAGGCCGTCAAGAGTTTTTACCACGAACTAAAACTGCGTTGCGGCCAATACCGGATTGATTTCATTGAAGCCGACATCGCCAAGGGCTTCGACCAAATCCTGACGAGCTACCTCGTTAAACGGACCAAGATGAAGTAA
- a CDS encoding septal ring lytic transglycosylase RlpA family protein has translation MSIIVTIMLLFTSMKMKPTEAHSSLIQKGKASFYAKRLHGKKTTSGERHQSDQLTAAHPSLPMNTLVEVTNLQNNQSVVVRINDRGPHRKGRIIDLTYRAAKTIGMVSSGIANVAVRVVGQRRAMSIPAAVALAPTEPEVVVPAGNI, from the coding sequence ATGAGTATCATCGTAACGATCATGCTGCTTTTTACCAGCATGAAAATGAAACCGACGGAGGCTCATTCGAGTCTCATACAGAAAGGAAAGGCTTCTTTCTACGCAAAACGCTTACATGGGAAAAAAACCACCAGCGGAGAACGCCACCAAAGTGATCAACTCACGGCAGCTCACCCTTCTCTTCCCATGAATACCCTGGTCGAAGTGACCAATTTACAAAACAATCAGTCCGTTGTCGTTCGCATCAACGACCGGGGCCCCCACCGCAAAGGCCGTATCATTGATCTGACCTACCGAGCGGCTAAAACCATTGGAATGGTCAGCTCGGGCATTGCCAACGTGGCCGTCCGGGTAGTGGGGCAGAGACGGGCGATGAGTATTCCGGCGGCCGTTGCACTCGCTCCGACGGAACCTGAAGTAGTAGTACCCGCTGGCAACATTTAG
- a CDS encoding DUF3276 family protein — MEEKEKEKIFSKRVRAGKRTYFFDVKSTRANDYYLTITESRRHPQGDGFIYEKHKMFLYKEDFDKFSDALHDTIQYIKTELMPDFDFSQYSAKDELEDVGGSDLKWD; from the coding sequence GTGGAAGAAAAAGAGAAAGAAAAAATCTTTTCCAAGCGCGTAAGGGCCGGAAAACGTACGTATTTTTTTGACGTTAAGTCCACCCGCGCTAACGACTACTATCTGACAATCACCGAAAGCCGTCGGCATCCGCAGGGTGACGGTTTCATTTATGAGAAGCACAAAATGTTTCTCTATAAAGAAGACTTCGACAAGTTTTCCGACGCCCTACACGATACCATCCAGTACATTAAAACGGAATTGATGCCCGACTTCGACTTTTCTCAGTATAGTGCTAAGGATGAACTGGAAGACGTTGGTGGTAGTGATCTCAAGTGGGACTGA
- the ychF gene encoding redox-regulated ATPase YchF — MSLQCGIVGLPNVGKSTLFNAISSGKAEAANYPFCTIDPNVGVVTVPDERLNTLESLVNPQKVVPTIIEFVDIAGLVKGASQGQGLGNKFLANIREVDAIVHVIRCFEDDNIVHVEGRVDPLFDKEIIDAELQLKDLESVDRKVQRTEKAARASGDAKAKAELETLLKYKKALEAGQNARAVDATPEESQAAVGELQLLTIKPVIYVANVDEKSLPDGNQYSDRLKEMAKAEGAEVVVVCAAIEAQIAEIEDPEERQLFLEEYGLQESGLDRLIKASYRLLNLITYFTAGVKEVRAWTIQRGWKAPQAAGVIHSDFEKHFIRAQVIKIPDFVQYKSQAAVREAGKLSVEGKEYVVEDGDVMEFLHSA; from the coding sequence ATGAGTTTACAATGCGGTATTGTTGGGCTGCCTAACGTCGGGAAGTCCACGCTGTTTAATGCCATTTCGAGCGGAAAAGCCGAAGCTGCTAACTACCCGTTCTGTACCATAGATCCCAACGTCGGTGTTGTGACGGTTCCCGACGAGCGGCTGAATACGCTGGAAAGCCTGGTGAACCCCCAGAAGGTGGTGCCCACCATCATCGAGTTTGTCGACATCGCCGGGCTGGTGAAAGGGGCCAGCCAGGGACAGGGCCTGGGCAACAAGTTTCTGGCCAACATCCGGGAGGTTGACGCCATCGTCCACGTGATTCGCTGCTTCGAAGACGATAACATTGTTCACGTCGAAGGACGCGTTGATCCGCTGTTTGATAAGGAAATCATCGACGCCGAGCTGCAACTGAAAGACCTCGAGTCGGTGGACCGTAAAGTTCAGCGCACCGAGAAAGCCGCCCGCGCCAGTGGCGATGCCAAAGCCAAGGCCGAGCTGGAAACGCTGCTGAAATACAAGAAAGCGCTGGAAGCCGGCCAGAACGCCCGCGCCGTGGATGCGACGCCCGAAGAAAGTCAGGCCGCCGTTGGTGAACTTCAGTTGCTGACCATCAAACCGGTTATTTACGTAGCCAACGTTGACGAAAAATCGCTGCCCGACGGCAACCAGTATTCCGATCGACTGAAAGAAATGGCCAAAGCGGAGGGCGCGGAAGTGGTTGTGGTTTGTGCCGCCATTGAGGCTCAGATTGCCGAAATAGAAGATCCCGAAGAACGCCAGCTGTTTCTGGAGGAATACGGTTTGCAGGAATCCGGTCTGGACCGGCTCATCAAAGCGTCATACCGCCTGCTGAACCTGATCACCTACTTCACGGCGGGGGTCAAGGAAGTTCGGGCCTGGACGATTCAGCGCGGCTGGAAAGCTCCGCAGGCTGCGGGTGTGATTCACTCCGATTTTGAGAAGCATTTCATCCGGGCGCAGGTTATTAAAATTCCGGATTTTGTGCAGTACAAATCGCAGGCCGCCGTCCGGGAAGCCGGGAAGCTGTCGGTCGAAGGCAAGGAATACGTCGTGGAAGACGGCGACGTGATGGAATTTTTACACAGTGCATAA
- a CDS encoding LytR/AlgR family response regulator transcription factor, protein MADVAAQPARPDRFRDVPLFLVLIPLINVLNYYLTYTNIPSGWRLPATFLIDTLQGYAAWLIIRLLIQRLDERFPYQQRFARRIVLQCLLTSVAGVLVIAVSTEIINFLATDKPVPRTFYTHDIFIFFIWILAVNGIYIGAHFYHQFQLADLTKLEALRIRQEGFRVRSGKQNVAVPFDEIAGFYVDDAYTMLLTSQQKRYVIDQSLDKLEEELPSEWFFRLNRQFILHRQTLAGFDRIENGKLNVRLKSTPGFPQAIQVSRTKAPAFKKWFTAD, encoded by the coding sequence ATGGCTGATGTAGCCGCCCAACCTGCCCGCCCCGACCGGTTTCGCGACGTACCGCTGTTTCTGGTCCTGATTCCGCTCATCAACGTCCTCAATTATTACCTCACGTACACCAACATCCCGTCGGGCTGGCGGCTTCCGGCGACATTTCTGATCGACACGCTTCAGGGCTATGCGGCCTGGCTGATCATCCGGCTGCTCATTCAACGGCTCGATGAACGGTTTCCCTACCAGCAAAGGTTTGCCCGGCGCATCGTCTTGCAGTGCCTGCTCACATCGGTTGCCGGGGTGCTGGTGATCGCGGTTTCGACGGAAATCATCAACTTTCTGGCGACCGACAAACCCGTTCCGCGCACGTTTTACACGCACGACATTTTTATTTTCTTTATCTGGATTCTGGCCGTCAACGGTATTTACATCGGCGCCCATTTTTACCACCAGTTTCAGCTGGCCGACCTGACGAAACTCGAAGCCCTCCGCATCCGGCAGGAGGGCTTCAGGGTCCGTTCGGGCAAACAGAACGTTGCGGTTCCTTTCGACGAAATTGCCGGGTTTTATGTCGACGATGCCTACACGATGCTCCTGACCAGTCAGCAGAAACGCTACGTGATCGATCAGTCGCTGGATAAACTGGAAGAAGAACTTCCGTCTGAATGGTTTTTTCGACTCAACCGCCAGTTTATTCTCCACCGTCAAACGCTGGCGGGTTTCGACCGGATCGAGAACGGTAAACTCAATGTCCGACTAAAATCCACACCCGGCTTTCCGCAGGCCATTCAGGTCAGCCGCACCAAGGCTCCGGCGTTTAAAAAATGGTTTACCGCCGACTAA
- a CDS encoding serine hydrolase domain-containing protein, whose protein sequence is MKSFLITALLVGLLSCTPNDYAVPTVSCLESTPVNSNYSKAQAIQELLNQYTAEGIPGLAVAVYTPQEGYWAGAAGYARLEDKTALQICHLQYGQSVAKTYTAVGILKLVEAGKLELDAPITKYLPAHLTDYITDAATITVRMLLNHTSGIPGYSLDNDYVTVLLQHPLRTFTAEAYLSYIRKAPLRFKPGLYFEYSDTNYLLLAQIANHVHGNYDQLIQESILTPLNLRQTFYDNMQQQPNLVNSYFDRFGDGRLENVSQMQQANVNSLMGDDGITASPLDYIKFLQGLFSGQLLSQKSLVAMTTWINNKDGRPNYGMGLYYSHLANQVAYGHGGAGLGAGCALYYFPEKNIYVFLGTNLGTLTDGPYVRKVGEMRDKLLDLLLK, encoded by the coding sequence ATGAAGTCTTTTTTAATCACGGCCCTGTTGGTGGGGCTCCTCTCCTGCACACCCAACGACTACGCCGTTCCAACGGTTTCCTGTCTGGAATCGACACCCGTTAACTCTAATTATTCCAAAGCGCAGGCCATTCAGGAACTATTAAACCAGTACACGGCCGAAGGCATTCCGGGGCTTGCGGTGGCCGTTTACACCCCGCAGGAGGGCTATTGGGCGGGGGCGGCTGGCTACGCCCGGCTGGAAGATAAAACCGCCCTGCAAATCTGTCATTTGCAATACGGCCAGAGCGTTGCCAAAACCTACACGGCCGTTGGCATCCTGAAACTGGTGGAAGCCGGTAAACTGGAACTGGATGCACCCATTACGAAGTACCTGCCCGCTCACCTCACCGACTACATTACCGATGCGGCCACGATAACGGTTCGGATGCTGCTCAACCACACATCGGGCATTCCGGGTTACTCGCTCGACAACGATTACGTGACGGTTTTGCTACAACATCCCCTGCGGACGTTTACCGCCGAAGCTTACCTGTCGTACATCCGGAAAGCGCCGTTGCGGTTCAAGCCCGGCCTTTATTTCGAGTACTCTGACACCAATTACCTGCTGCTGGCGCAGATTGCCAACCACGTTCACGGCAATTACGACCAGTTGATTCAGGAAAGCATCCTGACCCCGCTGAACCTGCGCCAAACGTTCTACGACAACATGCAGCAGCAACCAAATCTCGTCAACAGCTATTTCGACCGGTTTGGCGACGGCAGGCTGGAAAACGTTTCTCAAATGCAGCAGGCTAACGTTAATTCACTGATGGGCGACGACGGGATAACGGCCTCCCCGCTGGACTACATCAAATTTCTGCAAGGGCTCTTTTCCGGCCAGTTGCTGTCCCAAAAAAGCCTGGTTGCCATGACCACCTGGATCAACAATAAGGACGGGAGGCCCAATTATGGTATGGGCCTGTACTACAGTCATTTAGCTAATCAGGTCGCTTATGGCCATGGCGGAGCAGGTCTGGGTGCGGGGTGTGCGCTCTATTATTTTCCCGAGAAAAATATCTACGTCTTTCTGGGTACCAACCTGGGTACGCTGACCGACGGGCCGTACGTCCGTAAAGTGGGCGAAATGCGCGATAAACTATTGGATCTGCTGCTAAAATAA